In the genome of Xenopus laevis strain J_2021 chromosome 1S, Xenopus_laevis_v10.1, whole genome shotgun sequence, one region contains:
- the XB5947952.S gene encoding uncharacterized protein LOC496300 isoform X1, with protein sequence MEVDTLSKARKEDIEKLRSQLHEIESNIQHMKSERNQLEIDISNKEAFIRDLETDAEHSRKAYRKLREDFEELQQQLFKNQQSGVYGVERSPNPPVITPQYKNWAPYVPRAKPINIDNVDSEAQGVLGRLAEACQAVTTLLGNHRIMTPIDSCQDSSPERNERRKSLVSNVSYKSYASNLNTSGSESDERKRDSSPVPRRGKNTHKRGSKGKNPQYPGEKQNSANIIKFLNAAVPKFSKKGSAQIATHLEMYESTMDSLDLSEADRIRFLPWAFDDRYRHYFSSFRERGITKWQSVLHEVKLEFGPYRNTTAAKREIYRLTCRPNQSPRDFLSVLKNAYGLAYRDPDWESIDFKQLFYDALPAQIKLSLAHDLDFENNLERLVTSATLLFNISEGQNLNERKFKKFPERNVDESKVKPHLDFESQPKKVPSANGSNQQNRRQPNPIQNKPQNPKGSDGNSSGSGSQDYRPRFNRDYRGYQGRQNYRGYQEYRRPQGYRRWDNRPRQQWGKGQESPDSLRGKSHTGNQNGLHNQNPRKPSRFDQLADQVAKLTDIVSKLSQVSAPKQSEDFLDVKAGPSSAN encoded by the coding sequence ATGGAGGTAGATACCCTATCAAAAGCTAGAAAAGAAGATATAGAAAAATTGAGGTCTCAATTACATGAGATAGAATCAAATATCCAACATATGAAATCTGAGAGGAACCAATTAGAGATAGATATCTCAAACAAGGAAGCCTTTATTAGGGACTTAGAAACTGATGCTGAACATAGTCGCAAAGCATACCGTAAGCTCAGAGAGGATTTTGAAGAATTACAGCAACAGTTGTTTAAAAATCAACAGTCAGGTGTATATGGTGTGGAGAGATCTCCTAATCCTCCAGTAATCACTCCCCAATATAAAAATTGGGCACCATATGTTCCTAGAGCCAAACCAATCAACATTGATAATGTTGATTCAGAGGCACAAGGTGTTTTGGGCCGGTTGGCTGAAGCTTGCCAAGCTGTGACCACCTTATTGGGCAATCACAGAATCATGACCCCTATAGACTCCTGTCAAGACTCATCCCCAGAGAGGAATGAGCGACGTAAGTCCCTTGTGTCCAATGTATCCTATAAAAGTTATGCTTCCAATCTTAATACAAGTGGGTCTGAGAGTGATGAGAGGAAGCGGGATTCCAGTCCTGTCCCAAGAAGGGGGAAAAACACCCATAAAAGGGGTTCAAAAGGTAAAAATCCCCAATATCCAGGTGAAAAACAAAATTCTGCCAACATAATTAAATTCCTGAATGCTGCTGTGCCAAAATTCTCTAAGAAAGGTTCTGCCCAAATAGCGACCCATTTAGAAATGTATGAGTCTACTATGGACTCTTTGGACTTGTCTGAAGCAGACAGAATCAGGTTTCTTCCATGGGCCTTTGATGACAGATACCGTCATTACTTTTCCTCCTTTAGAGAGAGAGGAATCACTAAATGGCAGTCAGTCCTACATGAAGTTAAATTAGAATTTGGGCCATACCGAAATACCACTGCCGCAAAGAGAGAAATTTATAGACTTACATGTCGGCCTAACCAAAGCCCCCGAGACTTTCTCTCTGTGCTCAAAAATGCCTATGGTCTGGCCTACAGAGACCCTGATTGGGAATCTATAGATTTTAAACAGTTGTTTTATGACGCTTTACCAGCCCAGATCAAATTAAGTCTTGCCCATGATCTGGATTTTGAAAACAATCTAGAAAGATTGGTAACATCGGCAACTTTACTGTTTAACATCAGTGAGGGCCAAAACTTAAATGAAAGGAAGTTTAAAAAATTCCCAGAGCGCAATGTCGATGAGTCCAAGGTAAAACCTCATTTAGATTTTGAGTCACAGCCAAAGAAAGTACCTTCAGCCAATGGGTCTAATCAGCAGAACCGAAGACAGCCAAATCCCATACAAAACAAACCTCAAAATCCTAAGGGATCAGACGGGAACAGCTCAGGTTCTGGAAGCCAGGACTACCGTCCTCGTTTCAACCGGGATTACCGAGGGTACCAGGGTAGACAGAATTATAGGGGTTACCAAGAGTATAGGCGTCCCCAGGGGTATAGACGTTGGGACAATAGGCCCAGGCAGCAATGGGGAAAAGGACAGGAATCACCAGATTCACTCAGGGGCAAATCACACACAGGGAACCAAAATGGTCTCCATAATCAAAACCCACGTAAACCTAGCAGATTTGATCAACTTGCAGATCAGGTGGCCAAATTAACTGACATTGTAAGTAAATTGTCTCAAGTTTCTGCACCAAAACAGTCTGAGGATTTTTTAGATGTGAAGGCGGGACCCAGTTCCGCCAATTAA
- the XB5947952.S gene encoding uncharacterized protein LOC496300 (The RefSeq protein has 5 substitutions compared to this genomic sequence), translated as MEVDTLSKARKEDIEKLRSQLHEIESNIQHMKSERNQLEIDISNKEAFIRDLETDAEHSRKAYRKLREDFEELQQQLFKNQQSGVYGVERSPNPPVITPQYKNWAPYVPRAKPINIDNVDSEAQGVLGRLAEACQAVTTLLGNHRIRTPIDSCQDSSPERNERRKSLVSNVSYKSYASNLNTSGSESDERKRDSSPVPRRGKNTHKRGSKGKNPQYPGEKQNSANIIKFLNAAVPKFSKKGSAQIATHLEMYESTMDSLDLSEADRIRFLPWAFDDRYRHYFSSFRERGITKWQSVLHEVKLEFGPYRNTTAAKREIYRLTCRPNQSPRDFLSVLKNAYGLAYRDPDWESIDFKQLFYDALPAQIKLSLAHDLDFENNLERLVTSATLLFNISEGQNLNERKFKKFPERNVDGSKVKPNLDFELQPKKVPSANGSNQQNRRQPNPIQNKPQNPKGSDGNSSGSGSQDYRPRFNRDYRGYQGRQNYRGYQEYRRPQGYRRRDNRPR; from the coding sequence ATGGAGGTAGATACCCTATCAAAAGCTAGAAAAGAAGATATAGAAAAATTGAGGTCTCAATTACATGAGATAGAATCAAATATCCAACATATGAAATCTGAGAGGAACCAATTAGAGATAGATATCTCAAACAAGGAAGCCTTTATTAGGGACTTAGAAACTGATGCTGAACATAGTCGCAAAGCATACCGTAAGCTCAGAGAGGATTTTGAAGAATTACAGCAACAGTTGTTTAAAAATCAACAGTCAGGTGTATATGGTGTGGAGAGATCTCCTAATCCTCCAGTAATCACTCCCCAATATAAAAATTGGGCACCATATGTTCCTAGAGCCAAACCAATCAACATTGATAATGTTGATTCAGAGGCACAAGGTGTTTTGGGCCGGTTGGCTGAAGCTTGCCAAGCTGTGACCACCTTATTGGGCAATCACAGAATCATGACCCCTATAGACTCCTGTCAAGACTCATCCCCAGAGAGGAATGAGCGACGTAAGTCCCTTGTGTCCAATGTATCCTATAAAAGTTATGCTTCCAATCTTAATACAAGTGGGTCTGAGAGTGATGAGAGGAAGCGGGATTCCAGTCCTGTCCCAAGAAGGGGGAAAAACACCCATAAAAGGGGTTCAAAAGGTAAAAATCCCCAATATCCAGGTGAAAAACAAAATTCTGCCAACATAATTAAATTCCTGAATGCTGCTGTGCCAAAATTCTCTAAGAAAGGTTCTGCCCAAATAGCGACCCATTTAGAAATGTATGAGTCTACTATGGACTCTTTGGACTTGTCTGAAGCAGACAGAATCAGGTTTCTTCCATGGGCCTTTGATGACAGATACCGTCATTACTTTTCCTCCTTTAGAGAGAGAGGAATCACTAAATGGCAGTCAGTCCTACATGAAGTTAAATTAGAATTTGGGCCATACCGAAATACCACTGCCGCAAAGAGAGAAATTTATAGACTTACATGTCGGCCTAACCAAAGCCCCCGAGACTTTCTCTCTGTGCTCAAAAATGCCTATGGTCTGGCCTACAGAGACCCTGATTGGGAATCTATAGATTTTAAACAGTTGTTTTATGACGCTTTACCAGCCCAGATCAAATTAAGTCTTGCCCATGATCTGGATTTTGAAAACAATCTAGAAAGATTGGTAACATCGGCAACTTTACTGTTTAACATCAGTGAGGGCCAAAACTTAAATGAAAGGAAGTTTAAAAAATTCCCAGAGCGCAATGTCGATGAGTCCAAGGTAAAACCTCATTTAGATTTTGAGTCACAGCCAAAGAAAGTACCTTCAGCCAATGGGTCTAATCAGCAGAACCGAAGACAGCCAAATCCCATACAAAACAAACCTCAAAATCCTAAGGGATCAGACGGGAACAGCTCAGGTTCTGGAAGCCAGGACTACCGTCCTCGTTTCAACCGGGATTACCGAGGGTACCAGGGTAGACAGAATTATAGGGGTTACCAAGAGTATAGGCGTCCCCAGGGGTATAGACGTTGGGACAATAGGCCCAGGCAG